The Stenotrophomonas indicatrix DNA segment AACGAGTTGTGGACAGGCAACCCGGCCATCGCCCGCAGCATCGTCGACTTCCTCGCCGGTCGCGTTGTGCGCGATACCGTGCTGGACGTGCCGCCGCCGGTGTTCGCCACCCGCAGCAGTGAGTTGCTGGGCGGCAAGCGATAGGGCCCATCGTGTGGCGCAGGATGCGATCCCGGTCCTGCGCCACGCCCGATTGCACTACATTGGGGCAATGACTGACCTCATCGCCCCCTTCAACCGCACGTGCTGGAGCCTTCTTGCGCTTGCCGTGCTTGCTGGCTGTTCCACCACCGGCACCCGTCCCGAAGCGCCTGCCGCAATGAAGCCTGCCGCGACCTACGCCAAGGTCGACTGGAAGACGTTGCCGGCCGTATCCGATGCCGACCTGCAGGCAGGCTTCGCCGCCTGGCGCAGCAGCTGCACCCGGCTGAAGAACGATGCGACCTGGGCCAAGCCCTGCGCGACCGCCAGCACCGTGTCCGACAAGGACGCCAGCGCGATCCGCGCATTCCTGCAGCGCGATCTCGACGTCTATTCCCTGCGCGCCGGTGGCCATCGCGCCGACGGCCTGATCACCGGCTATTACGAGCCCATCTACCCGGGCAGCCTCACCCGCACCGACAAGGCCACCGTGCCGGTGTACGGCACACCCGATGATCTGGTGGTGGTGCAGCTGGACAGTGTCTATCCCGAACTGAAGGGCAAGCGCCTGCGCGGTCGCGTGGAGGGCAAGGTGCTCAAGCCCTACGACGATGCCGGCAGCATCGCCAGCAAGGGGGCCAAGGCGCCGGTGCTG contains these protein-coding regions:
- a CDS encoding murein transglycosylase A, producing the protein MTDLIAPFNRTCWSLLALAVLAGCSTTGTRPEAPAAMKPAATYAKVDWKTLPAVSDADLQAGFAAWRSSCTRLKNDATWAKPCATASTVSDKDASAIRAFLQRDLDVYSLRAGGHRADGLITGYYEPIYPGSLTRTDKATVPVYGTPDDLVVVQLDSVYPELKGKRLRGRVEGKVLKPYDDAGSIASKGAKAPVLAWLTDPMDLQLLQIQGSGRVRLADGKQVRLAYAEQNGHPYRAIGRWLVEQGELKKEDVTMDAIRAWAKAHPTRVPELLRSNPSYVFFVRSADSPEGPRGSLNVPLTAGYSVAVDRTVVPLGSLLWLSTTRPDGTPVVRPVAAQDTGGAIAGEVRADLYWGSGDAAGKLAGDMKQQGNLWLLWPKGVALPQ